The DNA window GAACCGGGGGATACACCTACGCGGCGACGTACACCGGGAGGACCGACGGAAACTACACGTTCGAGTTGGTCACCGCGGACGACGGCCGGACCGACGGCGCGACCGGCCAAACGGAAACCGTGCTCGTCGACGACACGGCACCAGCGGTGACCCTCTCGGCACCCGACGGCGGGGCGACCGTCCGCGGCGGGGAGGCGATACCCATCGAGTGGACCGCGACGGATTCCGTGAGCGTCGACACGGTTTCCATCGCGTACAGCACCGACGGCGGCGGAAACTGGACGACAGTCCGGTCCGACACGGCGAATGACGGAACCGAAGACTGGACGATACCCGCCGTCGATTCCGGGTCCGTATCGGTTCGCGTCAGCGCGACTGACACGAGCGGCAACGTCGGCAGCGACGCCAGCGACGCGACGTTCGCCATCGACTCGACCGCACCGACGGTCGGAAACTACACCGTAACCAACCCCGGCGGGCAGGACGTCACCGTCACCTTCGACGCCGACGAACGGTTGGCGACTATCTCCGCGGCCGTCTCGGGGAGCGAGTCGGGGACGCTGACGAGGGCGGATTTCTCCGAGACGGCGACCGGAAGCGGGACGTACACCTACGCGGCGACCTACGCGGGGTCGAGCGACGGGAACTACACCGCGACGCTGAACGTAGCGGCGGACGACGCGGGCAACGACGGTGCGTCCGGGCAGTCAGAGAGCGCCGACGTCGATACCACTACGCCGTCGTTGTCCAACTTCCGCCTGACCAATCCCAGCGGGCGAAACCTGACGGTCGCGTTCGACAGCGACGAACCCCTCGGGACGCTCGAGGTCGCCATCTCCGGCGCGGAGAGCGCGACGCTGACGCTCGCGGACTTCTCGCGGTCCGGCACCACGTACACCGCGACGTACCGTTCGGGGGCCGACGGGAACTACACCGCGACGCTGAACGCGGCGGCGGACGGCGCGGGCAACGACGGTGCGTCCGGCGAGACGGACGGCATCGGCATCGACACGACGCCGCCGACGATTTCGAACGTCTCCGTCTCGAATCCGACGCGCCAAGAGGTGCGCCTGCGCTTCGATAGCTCGGAACGGCTCTCGGCGGTCCGCGTCACCGTCTCCGGTGCCGAAACGGCCACGCTGACCCGGAGCAATCCGTCGGCGAACGGCGGGACCTACGTCGTCACGTACACTGGCAGCGTGGACGGAACCTACACGGCGACGCTCGACCAAGCGCTCGACGACGCGGGCAACGACGGTTCGAGCGGCGAATCTGGGACCGTCACGGTGGACGCCACACCGCCGAGCGTCTCGACGGTCAACGCGACGAACCCCGCCGGGAACGAAATTCGGGTTCGAATCGAGAGCTCGGAGCAACTCTCGTCCCTCGACGTCGCCATCTCCGGCGCGGAGAACGAGACCCTGACGCTCGCGGACTTCGCCGAGAACGACACGACGTACACCGCGTCCTACGACGGGAGTTCGGACGGTCAGTACGACGTGACGCTCGTCGGGTTCGCGGATACCGCGGACAACGAGGGAACGGCGGGACAGACGGATTCCGTGACGTTGCAGGCGCGCCCGCCGACCATCTCGAACTTCGTGGCCACCAACCCAGCCGACAGGCGTGTTGTCGTCGGCTTCGATAGCTCCGACCACCTTTCGGCCGCCACCGTCACCATCGGCGGTGCGGAGAACGCCACGTTGACGTTGCCCGACTTCACCGAAAACGGGACGTCGTACACCGCGACCTACAACGGCAGCGTGGACGGTACCTACACGGCGACGCTCGACCAAGCGCTCGACGACGCGGGCAACGACGGGTCGTCGGGAGAAGTCGCCAGCGTCACCATCAACACGACACGAACCGGAACGGGAGGAAACGGGACCGGTGGCGGCGATGGGGGCGGCGGTGGGAGCGGCGGAAATGGAAGTGATGGGAGCGGCGGAAGCGGAAACGATGGCGGCGGAAACGGCAGTAGCCCCGGAACCGGTTCCGGGTCCGATTCCACGGGAACCGACGCCGACGCGCACGACCCGAAACTCTCCGTGGATGTCACGCGCGGGACGAACGAGACGACGAACGTCTCCGTGAGAAACGCCGATGCGAACCAGCGGGTCGGCGTGGCGTTCGGCAACGAGACCGGCTCGAACGGCGTGAACCTCAGCCGGTTGAACCTCACCGTCGAGCGGCCGATGGACTACAGTCTGACCGTCAACGCCTCCGCCGCCCGGCTCGGCGACGCGTCCGACTTCGGCGGCCACGCGGTCGGGTTCGTCGAGGTCGACCACTCGGTCCGCGACGCCGACATCGACGGCGCGGGACTCACATTCCGAATCGACACCCGCCGCTTCGAGGAGACCGGTATGGACGCCACCGAGGCGGTGGTCTACCGGTACCACGGCGGCAGGTGGAACGCCCTCGACACCAGCGTGGTCGGCAGAGACGGCGGCGAGTACGTCTTGCGGGCCGACTCCCCCGGCCTGTCGGTGTTCGCGGTCGGACTTCGGGACGCGGACCTGCTCTCGGTGACGGGTGCGAGCCTCTCGAAACCGTCCGCCGCGGTCGGCGCTCCCGTCACGGCGTCCGCGACGATCACGAATCGAGGGAACTGGTTGGCGAACGACTCGCTCGCCGTGACGGCCAACGGGACGACGCTGGCCGCTCGAACCGTCACTATTCCGGCCGGGGAGACGGTAACGGTCACGTTCGACGTGACGCGCGACCACCCCGGAACTTACGGCATCGCCATCGACGACGTATCGGCCGGGACCGTCGCCTTCTCCAGGGCGGCCGACGAGAACCGGGAGACGTCTCGAACGACGACCACCGACGTCGGGACGACGAAGGAAACCTCAACGGCGACGTTGCGGGCGACGCCCGGAACGACCGAGAAGGCGTTCGATGCAGGCACCACGCGGCAGACGGGCGGCGGTCCCAACGGTTGGCTGTTCGCGGGCCTCGCCGTCGTCGCCGTTCTCGTGGCGCTCCTCGTGAGACGTGTGCGGTGAGTTGCTATCGAGAGAAAGCGACCCATCCATGGGAGCGAGACGATTATGTGGATACCACGGAAGTCGGCGCTCCTTGTGACGAATCGGTCACCATATCCACGAATAACCCACCATACGTGTCCGGATGACCAGATACCGGTGGCTAGAAACTGAATTCGTCTAAAAAAACGTGATTTTTGAAAACGAATGCGGAACCCTTAACCGTGTCGTGGGACTGTGTATAATCGTAATGGCAAACGGTAAAGTTGATTTCTTCAACGACACAGGCGGCTACGGTTTCATAGAGACGGACGACGCGGACGAGGACGTTTTCTTCCACATGGAAGACGTTGGCGGCGAGGATCTCACGGAAGGTACCGAAATCGAATTCGACATCGAGCAGGCCCCCAAGGGTCCGCGCGCGAAGAACGTCGTTCGACAGTAAACTCGAATTTTCGCACCGTCGCCACACGGCGACAGGGCGCACTTTCGTTTCTTTCAATGCACTCGCTCTCCGAGAGCGATGGCTCTGACGGTACGTTCACGGGAAGGAAAACGCATTCTCGAATCGGATTCAACGGTCAGAACAGTCGCCAGAGCAGCGACCGAAGTCGGTAGCCGAGCGACCCGTTTCGATAGCCGCGCCACCCGCTCATGCCGCCCGCGAGCGTCGTGGCGTCGTACCCCTCGTCGTCGAGGACGCTGGTCGCGCGCGTAGCGACGACGCCCATCTTACAGACCGTGATGACGGGTCTGTCTTGTGGGATTTTACCAAGACGGCCGCGAAGTGCGTCCTCGTTACCCGCGCGAAGCTCGTCGTACACAGGGACGTTGCGGCTCCCGTCGATATGGTCCGACTGAAACGCCTTTCTCGGTCGAATATCGAGAACGAACGGCGCGTCGTTGGCGTCGAGTCGCTCGTCCAGTTCGTCGGGACGAATCTTGCTCATCATGCCCACAATCGTACCGAGTCGTTAAAGCCCTGACGTCATCGGCATGGCCGAGACGAGCGTGTCCGATGGGTCCCCGAGTGCGCAGAATCGCATCCTCGCACGAAAATAGCGATCGCTGGAAAATCCTGTGTCCCGGAATTGACCGGTGAGAAGTCCGCTTCAGTTCGCCGAAGGCGTCATTGAATGTGGCCTTCGCGACGGAGTTGGTCCGCGTCCTGACTCGTGTAGCGCCACTCGATGTTGGCCTTTTCGTCCTGCCAGTCCCACGGCTCGATGAGCACGATGTCGCCCTCTTCGATCCACGTCCGGTATTTCATGCGACCGGGAATGCGGCCCATTCGTTCCTTTCCGTCGTTACATCGGAGCTGTACGTGGTTGCCACCGTTGTGCTGGGTGACGACCGCGAACATCTCGTCGTTGTTTGGCATTCGGAGATTCCGACGCCCTGTTTCTTCACTCACAGGTGGAATATGTGGCGGACACGGTTAAGTGGTAGGTGTCGCTCGATACCGCGTGTCACGGGCGACATCATTCCGAACGAATCGCGTCCGTGGCTCGTCGTTTCCCCGACCTCTCCCCGGGTCGTCCGACCGTCGAAACGCGGATTATTTACTCGCGTCCGAAATCACAATTCCGCCGATATCGAGGTTATGAGGGCACTAAGACGGCCGTAAACCGTGCATAATTATACGTCTCGGGATGGGGCGTTCAAGCACGATGTCAGACACTGGGCAGTCAGTCCAATCCCTGAAGTCGACACTCCCCGATCCGACCGAGGCCGATAACGTACGATACAATCCGTCCTTGGAACAGCTCCGCGAATTCTCTCGGGAGCTGGAGACGACGGCCGAGTTCGGCTCCGCGTCCTACGTCAGCCGCGAGCGGTCGCGCAACGCCGACAAGACGAAGAACGCGGTGGACGAGGAGTTCGACGCGGACGACTTCGCGCACATCGAGGATGCGGTGACGTACGCCCGAGAACACGAGATGCTATGCATCGACCGTATGATGGGCCGACACGCCGACCACTCCTACCGATGCCGACTCTACGTTCCGACGAAGTACGGTCGAATCGCCCTCGCGTGGGCGAACCTCTTCGAACCGGTCGATGGACCGGGCGAACCCGATTTCGTTACGGTGCAGGTACCCGACTGGGACGAAATCGCCGTCCGCATTCGCCCCGAGGAGGGGATGACCGCCGTACTCGGCAGCGACTACACCGGCGAGGCGAAGAAGTCCTTCCTCCGGCTGTTCATGTTCCACGCCAAGAAGAAGGGCGGACTCGGACTGCACGCGGGAAGCAAGCGGGTCACGTTACAGGACGAAGACGACGAGCTTCGTGACGTCGGACAGGTGTTCCTCGGCCTGTCGGCGACCGGAAAATCCACGCTGACCGCCCACGGCCTCTGGCTGGACGACCCCGAATCGGCGACGATGCTACAGGACGACGTGTGCGCGCTGCTCCCCGACGGAAGCGTCGCCGGAAGCGAGGGGCACGGTCTCTACGTCAAGACTATCGGACTGGACAAGGAGGAACAGCCCGCGATGTACGACGCGGTAACCCACGAATCCGCGGTCCTCGAAAACGTGGACGTGGACGAGGACGGGACCGTCGATTTCGACAGCGACTGC is part of the Haladaptatus paucihalophilus DX253 genome and encodes:
- a CDS encoding phosphoenolpyruvate carboxykinase (ATP); this translates as MSDTGQSVQSLKSTLPDPTEADNVRYNPSLEQLREFSRELETTAEFGSASYVSRERSRNADKTKNAVDEEFDADDFAHIEDAVTYAREHEMLCIDRMMGRHADHSYRCRLYVPTKYGRIALAWANLFEPVDGPGEPDFVTVQVPDWDEIAVRIRPEEGMTAVLGSDYTGEAKKSFLRLFMFHAKKKGGLGLHAGSKRVTLQDEDDELRDVGQVFLGLSATGKSTLTAHGLWLDDPESATMLQDDVCALLPDGSVAGSEGHGLYVKTIGLDKEEQPAMYDAVTHESAVLENVDVDEDGTVDFDSDCHTSNGRAVIRRDQLESSGDDIDLDRVDQLFFITRNPTMPPVSKLTPEEAAVAFMLGESIETSAGDPSKAGESIRVVGTNPFIVGSKGEEGNRFRELIDDLGVECYILNTGHLGGKDIGVTESVTLLREIARGTVEWTDDEATGLTVPSSVPGIDIEEFAVADNVSDYESELERLRTERRVHLSTFDDLDEDIRNAVY
- a CDS encoding cold-shock protein, encoding MANGKVDFFNDTGGYGFIETDDADEDVFFHMEDVGGEDLTEGTEIEFDIEQAPKGPRAKNVVRQ
- a CDS encoding rhodanese-like domain-containing protein — its product is MSKIRPDELDERLDANDAPFVLDIRPRKAFQSDHIDGSRNVPVYDELRAGNEDALRGRLGKIPQDRPVITVCKMGVVATRATSVLDDEGYDATTLAGGMSGWRGYRNGSLGYRLRSLLWRLF
- the eif1A gene encoding translation initiation factor eIF-1A, whose product is MSEETGRRNLRMPNNDEMFAVVTQHNGGNHVQLRCNDGKERMGRIPGRMKYRTWIEEGDIVLIEPWDWQDEKANIEWRYTSQDADQLRREGHIQ